A region from the Methanofollis liminatans DSM 4140 genome encodes:
- a CDS encoding 50S ribosomal protein L16 produces MVRKPGVMYRNLAKKAYTRREYMGGVPGSKIVQFEMGNPGAQFPAEATLQVVEGCQIRHTALEAARININRRLMKDVGRANYHLKLRTYPHHVLRENKQATGAGADRVSEGMRLAFGKAVGTAARVIPGQKVFTVYTSPQYLEKAKDALKHGGYKLPTPIRIVITEKNQN; encoded by the coding sequence ATGGTAAGAAAACCAGGAGTAATGTACAGGAATCTCGCTAAGAAGGCGTACACCCGGCGAGAATATATGGGCGGTGTGCCCGGCAGCAAGATTGTTCAGTTCGAAATGGGCAACCCTGGAGCGCAGTTCCCGGCCGAAGCGACCCTTCAGGTCGTCGAGGGCTGTCAGATCCGTCACACTGCTCTCGAAGCGGCGCGTATTAACATCAACAGGCGCCTGATGAAGGATGTGGGGCGTGCGAACTATCACCTCAAGCTCCGCACCTACCCTCACCATGTGCTGCGTGAGAACAAACAGGCGACCGGCGCCGGTGCAGACCGTGTCTCAGAAGGGATGCGGCTTGCGTTCGGCAAGGCGGTCGGTACGGCCGCCCGGGTGATCCCGGGTCAGAAGGTCTTTACCGTCTACACCAGCCCGCAGTACCTCGAGAAGGCGAAGGACGCCCTCAAGCACGGCGGCTACAAGCTCCCGACGCCCATCCGCATTGTTATCACAGAGAAAAATCAGAACTAA
- a CDS encoding ABC transporter permease, with protein sequence MRKYLKIVLPIILIFGWETVAILLNNPFILPRIEAVVAVLLEPTKNILGSGSLLEGAGLSLYRVLLGFLTAAAVAIPLGILMGRYPTVQDLADSVIQLLRPIPPLAWLPVALAWFKIGLTSIVFIIFIGAFFPILLNTVAGVKGVNRTWLETATVYGASERQIMTKVVLPAAAPTIWTGLRVSLGIAWQCVVAAEMLPGTTSGLGYMIMAAYNLGQMQVIIAGMIVIGFISLVLDALFREVEVRMFVWQGRYQ encoded by the coding sequence ATGAGAAAGTACCTGAAAATTGTCCTTCCCATCATCCTCATTTTTGGATGGGAAACCGTTGCGATCCTCCTGAACAACCCGTTTATTCTGCCCAGGATCGAAGCGGTCGTCGCCGTCCTGCTCGAGCCGACGAAGAACATCCTGGGGAGCGGCAGCCTCCTCGAAGGCGCCGGGCTCAGTCTGTACCGCGTCCTCCTCGGCTTCCTGACCGCCGCCGCCGTCGCCATACCCCTGGGCATCCTGATGGGCAGGTACCCGACGGTGCAGGACCTTGCTGATTCGGTGATCCAGCTCCTCAGGCCGATCCCCCCTCTCGCCTGGTTGCCCGTCGCCCTCGCGTGGTTCAAGATCGGGCTCACCTCGATCGTCTTCATCATCTTCATCGGGGCGTTCTTTCCGATCCTGCTCAACACGGTGGCAGGGGTCAAGGGCGTGAACCGGACCTGGCTTGAGACGGCGACGGTCTACGGGGCAAGCGAACGGCAGATCATGACGAAGGTCGTCCTGCCGGCGGCCGCCCCCACGATCTGGACCGGTCTTCGCGTCAGCCTCGGGATCGCATGGCAGTGCGTGGTGGCGGCCGAGATGCTGCCCGGCACCACCTCTGGCCTTGGCTACATGATCATGGCCGCCTACAACCTCGGCCAGATGCAGGTGATCATCGCCGGCATGATCGTGATCGGCTTCATCTCCCTCGTCCTCGACGCCCTCTTCAGGGAGGTCGAGGTGCGGATGTTTGTGTGGCAGGGGCGGTACCAGTGA
- a CDS encoding ABC transporter substrate-binding protein → MTRKILVAALISAIIAVLFVAGCTGEQPSTGGEATVDVIYSATGPMPMLLSTDQIDGYMAWQPFVAVATVSGIGKVVSYSQDMPPAGMWTDHTCCAFAARTDIMQERSDLVNALSALTIAANDYIKQNPDKAAELSADWLYGKDDMTFGNVTVNSVNVLKASIPTLKFTSDPSEAWIQSNDNFVVSLRELGYITGSLKDADPATVNSELFDFGPYEQAKAMLANGSITTPANAGTIALGYLPSDHHAALFVAVKDWQYFNDTYGIALKPASEGSGAVDTADLIVNGEKVATVKLVKGEGGSQLMTLAAQDTIQFAFVGTPPAITAIDKGTPIKILHPLQTEGSGLVVSADAPANDWQSFIAWAKQRAAEGKPLKIASPPKGSIQDVQLRAALGDSNVVVNEAQ, encoded by the coding sequence ATGACCAGAAAGATTCTTGTCGCCGCCCTGATCTCTGCGATCATCGCGGTGCTCTTTGTCGCCGGATGCACCGGCGAGCAGCCCTCGACCGGTGGAGAGGCCACCGTGGACGTGATCTACTCGGCAACCGGCCCGATGCCGATGCTCCTCTCGACCGACCAGATCGACGGCTACATGGCATGGCAGCCCTTCGTCGCCGTCGCCACGGTGAGCGGCATCGGCAAAGTAGTCTCGTACTCGCAGGACATGCCGCCCGCCGGCATGTGGACCGACCACACCTGCTGCGCCTTCGCGGCCCGCACCGACATCATGCAGGAGCGTTCCGACCTGGTTAACGCCCTCTCGGCGCTCACGATCGCCGCAAACGACTATATCAAGCAGAACCCGGACAAAGCCGCTGAACTCAGCGCCGACTGGCTCTATGGCAAGGACGACATGACCTTCGGCAACGTGACCGTGAACTCGGTGAACGTGCTCAAGGCCTCGATCCCGACCCTGAAGTTCACCAGCGATCCCTCGGAGGCCTGGATCCAGAGCAACGACAACTTCGTCGTCTCGCTGCGCGAACTCGGCTACATCACCGGGTCCTTGAAGGACGCCGACCCCGCCACCGTCAACAGCGAGCTCTTCGACTTCGGCCCCTACGAACAGGCGAAGGCGATGCTTGCAAACGGCTCGATCACCACCCCGGCCAACGCCGGCACGATCGCTCTGGGCTACCTGCCCTCTGACCACCACGCCGCCCTCTTCGTTGCGGTCAAGGACTGGCAGTACTTCAACGACACCTACGGCATCGCCCTCAAGCCCGCATCTGAAGGCTCGGGCGCCGTCGATACCGCCGACCTGATCGTCAACGGCGAGAAAGTCGCCACCGTCAAACTCGTGAAGGGCGAGGGCGGTTCGCAGCTGATGACCCTGGCCGCCCAGGACACGATCCAGTTCGCCTTCGTCGGCACCCCGCCCGCGATCACCGCCATCGACAAAGGAACACCTATAAAGATTCTCCACCCATTACAGACGGAAGGATCGGGCCTTGTTGTTTCGGCCGATGCACCTGCCAACGACTGGCAGAGTTTCATCGCATGGGCGAAGCAGCGTGCGGCTGAAGGTAAGCCTCTGAAGATTGCGTCACCGCCCAAGGGCTCGATCCAGGACGTGCAGCTCCGCGCCGCACTCGGAGACAGCAATGTGGTGGTGAACGAAGCGCAATGA
- the gatD gene encoding Glu-tRNA(Gln) amidotransferase subunit GatD, whose amino-acid sequence MSEAFSTGDIVAASCRGHPVEGIYITDRDGMAVVKLGSGYNIGVDPATCTLVRKNGGTAVPAPPAVEQDESLPGFAIISTGGTIASKIDYRTGAVTSQFTADDILRAIPGLSSIGRYRAEVLATILSENMTPAIWQDLARAIHAAIRGGARGVIVTHGTDTMAYSASAVSYMLDTPVPVVFVGSQRSADRPSSDNIMNAMCAAAAAGSDLGEVAVAMHATTNDDYCALHRGTRVRKMHTSRRDAFQSHDMAPIGRVDFPSLQVRLADGAVRRGASALALRDRLEERCGLLAFYPGMAAEIVRAYEGYRGLVIAGTGLGHISTGCIGAVRDLIDAGTTVVMTSQCLHGRVCDRVYDTGRDLLAAGVVEGEDMLPEAALTKLMWVLGNESDPEEVRRLMATDLKGEIVRRSAHGL is encoded by the coding sequence ATGAGTGAAGCATTTTCAACCGGCGACATCGTCGCCGCCTCCTGCCGGGGCCACCCGGTGGAAGGGATCTATATCACGGACCGCGACGGCATGGCGGTCGTCAAACTGGGCAGCGGCTACAACATCGGGGTGGACCCGGCGACCTGCACCCTTGTTCGGAAGAACGGGGGAACGGCAGTGCCCGCACCCCCCGCGGTCGAACAGGACGAGAGCCTGCCCGGGTTTGCGATCATCTCCACCGGCGGGACGATCGCGTCGAAGATCGACTACCGGACCGGGGCGGTGACGAGCCAGTTCACCGCCGACGATATCCTCAGGGCGATCCCGGGACTCTCCTCGATCGGCCGTTACCGCGCCGAGGTGCTCGCCACCATCCTCTCTGAGAACATGACGCCGGCGATCTGGCAGGATCTGGCGCGGGCGATCCACGCCGCAATCAGGGGCGGCGCCCGCGGCGTGATCGTCACCCACGGCACCGACACGATGGCCTACTCGGCCTCGGCCGTCTCCTATATGCTCGACACCCCGGTCCCGGTGGTCTTCGTCGGCTCGCAGCGCTCGGCCGACCGCCCGAGCTCCGACAACATCATGAACGCCATGTGCGCCGCCGCCGCCGCGGGTTCAGACCTCGGCGAGGTCGCCGTGGCGATGCACGCCACCACGAACGACGATTATTGCGCCCTTCACCGGGGGACGCGGGTGCGAAAGATGCACACCTCGCGCCGGGACGCCTTCCAGAGCCACGACATGGCCCCGATCGGGCGGGTAGACTTCCCGTCCCTGCAGGTACGCCTCGCGGACGGGGCAGTGCGCCGGGGCGCCTCTGCCCTTGCGCTCCGCGACCGCCTCGAAGAGCGCTGCGGCCTGCTCGCCTTCTACCCCGGCATGGCCGCGGAGATCGTCCGGGCCTACGAAGGCTACCGCGGCCTGGTCATCGCCGGCACCGGCCTCGGCCATATCTCGACCGGGTGCATCGGGGCGGTGCGTGACCTGATCGACGCCGGCACCACCGTGGTGATGACCTCGCAGTGCCTGCACGGCCGCGTCTGCGACCGCGTCTACGACACCGGCCGCGACCTCCTCGCCGCCGGCGTGGTCGAAGGCGAGGACATGCTCCCTGAAGCGGCGCTCACCAAGCTGATGTGGGTGCTCGGGAACGAGTCAGACCCCGAAGAGGTGCGGAGACTGATGGCAACCGACCTGAAAGGCGAGATTGTGAGGAGGTCTGCGCATGGACTATAA
- the argH gene encoding argininosuccinate lyase has protein sequence MQRDLVRRGRLSDDRTGEVMHFLSSMAADHEIADMDVLVDMAHLLMLSRQGIIDRAAAEALMRALLGFHRDGIPAEAYDERFEDIHAGKEAVLIGQVGEAFGGRLHMARSRNDEVATCIRMRLRDDLIALVEETCRLRGLLLDLAGEHTETIMPGFTHLQHAQPTTLAHHLLAYEAALGRDCGRLLGAYGRANECPLGAAAFASTGFAIDREMTAALLGFERPMGNSMDAVSTRDFALEALSACAVQMATVSRLCEEMVVWSTAFVRFVTLADGYSSTSSIMPQKKNPDTAEIMRAKAGTVAGSLVAALTITKGLPMSYNRDLQELTPHLWRGVEAAHQSLGVLRGMLATATFHPDRMAAESGCGFSTATELADVLVREYGLPFRTAHSIVGRAVKMGALDLTTLEAAAQEVAGLSLCGQGLTAERVAAALDPAFSVAERKAIGGPAPSETTRAIAERRRLLAGDEEAVAARKEAVATAIAGLILEAGRLTEHE, from the coding sequence ATGCAACGAGATCTGGTGCGGCGGGGCAGGCTCAGCGATGACCGGACAGGCGAGGTGATGCACTTTCTCTCCTCGATGGCGGCCGATCACGAGATCGCCGATATGGACGTGCTGGTGGATATGGCCCACCTCCTGATGCTCTCCCGTCAGGGGATCATCGATCGTGCGGCGGCGGAGGCGCTGATGCGGGCCCTCCTCGGCTTCCACCGGGACGGGATCCCGGCGGAGGCCTACGACGAGCGTTTCGAGGACATCCATGCCGGCAAAGAAGCAGTGCTGATCGGGCAGGTCGGCGAGGCCTTCGGGGGGCGCCTCCATATGGCCAGGTCGCGCAACGACGAGGTGGCGACCTGTATCAGGATGCGCCTGCGCGACGACCTGATCGCCCTGGTCGAGGAGACCTGCCGCCTCAGGGGGCTCCTGCTCGACCTCGCCGGCGAGCATACGGAGACGATCATGCCGGGCTTCACCCACCTCCAGCATGCCCAGCCCACCACGCTCGCCCACCACCTGCTCGCCTACGAGGCGGCGCTCGGCCGCGACTGCGGGCGGCTTCTTGGCGCCTATGGCCGGGCGAACGAGTGCCCGCTCGGCGCCGCCGCCTTCGCCTCGACGGGCTTTGCAATCGACCGGGAGATGACTGCCGCCCTCCTGGGCTTCGAGCGGCCGATGGGCAACTCGATGGACGCCGTCTCGACGCGGGACTTTGCCCTTGAGGCGCTCTCTGCCTGCGCCGTCCAGATGGCGACGGTCAGCCGTCTCTGCGAGGAGATGGTCGTCTGGAGCACCGCGTTTGTCAGGTTTGTCACGCTTGCCGACGGCTACTCCTCGACAAGTTCGATCATGCCCCAGAAGAAGAACCCGGACACCGCCGAGATCATGCGGGCGAAGGCCGGGACGGTTGCGGGCTCGCTCGTCGCCGCCCTGACGATCACAAAGGGCCTCCCGATGAGTTACAACCGCGACCTGCAGGAGCTCACCCCACACCTCTGGCGCGGCGTCGAGGCGGCGCACCAGAGCCTCGGCGTCCTGCGCGGGATGCTGGCGACGGCGACCTTCCACCCGGACCGGATGGCTGCGGAATCCGGATGCGGGTTCTCGACGGCAACCGAACTCGCCGACGTCCTTGTGCGGGAGTACGGCCTCCCCTTCAGGACGGCGCACTCGATCGTCGGGCGGGCGGTGAAGATGGGCGCCCTCGACCTCACCACCCTGGAAGCGGCAGCACAGGAGGTCGCCGGTCTCTCGCTCTGCGGGCAGGGGCTGACGGCCGAGCGCGTCGCTGCGGCGCTCGATCCCGCATTTTCCGTCGCCGAAAGAAAGGCGATCGGCGGGCCGGCGCCCTCAGAGACGACCAGGGCAATTGCAGAGCGGCGGCGCCTGCTCGCCGGAGATGAGGAGGCGGTGGCCGCACGAAAAGAGGCAGTGGCAACGGCGATCGCCGGACTGATTTTGGAAGCCGGGAGGCTTACAGAGCATGAGTGA
- a CDS encoding fumarate hydratase — protein sequence MERGASRLLEAVASATASALREAETTLPADVLGAIEGALERERNPIARTQIENILENVRYAGEHALPICQDTGVPVVYLTLPPTVPFTPDLREAVAEGVRRATAAVPLRPNVVDPLTRQNTGDNTGGGMPAVHVTPGDDLTITVLPKGAGAENCSRIAMLLPSQVGSVARFAAETVLLAGGKPCPPVVLGIGIGSTFDGAAARAKEALLLPIDTMTPYEQEICDAVNTLCIGPMGLGGDVTALAVKVRQGHCHTASLPVAVNVQCWAHRRATRRVEV from the coding sequence ATGGAGAGAGGGGCATCCAGACTTCTGGAAGCGGTGGCTTCTGCGACCGCATCTGCGCTCAGGGAAGCGGAGACCACGCTTCCGGCCGACGTGCTGGGAGCGATCGAAGGGGCGCTCGAACGGGAGAGAAACCCGATCGCCCGCACCCAGATCGAGAACATCCTGGAGAATGTGCGCTATGCCGGCGAGCATGCGCTGCCCATCTGCCAGGACACCGGCGTGCCGGTCGTCTACCTCACCCTGCCGCCAACGGTGCCGTTCACCCCTGACCTTCGTGAGGCGGTGGCCGAAGGGGTGCGGCGTGCGACGGCCGCGGTCCCCCTCCGCCCCAACGTGGTCGATCCCCTGACCAGGCAGAACACCGGGGACAACACCGGCGGCGGGATGCCGGCGGTCCACGTGACGCCCGGCGACGACCTGACGATCACCGTTCTCCCGAAGGGGGCGGGCGCCGAGAACTGCTCGCGGATCGCAATGCTCCTCCCCTCGCAGGTCGGGTCTGTCGCGCGGTTTGCGGCCGAGACTGTCCTGCTTGCGGGCGGAAAACCCTGTCCGCCGGTGGTGCTCGGGATCGGGATCGGCTCGACCTTCGATGGGGCGGCGGCGCGGGCAAAAGAGGCGCTGCTTCTTCCGATCGATACGATGACGCCGTACGAGCAGGAGATCTGCGACGCCGTCAACACCCTCTGCATTGGCCCGATGGGGCTGGGCGGAGACGTGACCGCCCTTGCCGTGAAGGTGCGGCAGGGGCACTGCCACACGGCGTCCCTGCCGGTGGCGGTGAACGTCCAGTGCTGGGCGCACCGCCGGGCGACCAGGAGGGTAGAGGTATGA
- a CDS encoding FumA C-terminus/TtdB family hydratase beta subunit — MIHLTTPLGDEVLELRAGDAVTLSGTVYTARDEAHLRMMEDGIPFDPQGAAVYHCGPVIAAGRVVAAGPTTSARMNDLSGFLLDAGVRALIGKGGMGPAVREGLGGRGVYLAFTGGCAALAAARMRLVGVYYEDLGMAEAVWQIELDRLPLIVGIDASGGDLFADVGQKAKIHFEQRFNK, encoded by the coding sequence ATGATCCACCTCACCACGCCCCTCGGCGACGAGGTGCTCGAACTCCGGGCCGGGGACGCCGTCACCCTCTCGGGCACGGTGTACACGGCGCGGGACGAGGCGCACCTGCGCATGATGGAGGACGGCATCCCGTTCGATCCGCAGGGGGCTGCGGTCTATCACTGCGGCCCGGTGATCGCCGCCGGCCGTGTCGTCGCCGCCGGCCCGACCACCTCGGCGCGCATGAACGATCTCTCGGGCTTTCTCCTGGACGCCGGCGTGCGCGCCCTCATCGGCAAAGGCGGAATGGGGCCGGCGGTGCGAGAAGGGCTTGGAGGCCGCGGCGTCTACCTCGCCTTCACCGGCGGGTGCGCCGCCCTTGCCGCCGCACGCATGCGCCTTGTCGGCGTATATTACGAGGACCTCGGCATGGCCGAGGCGGTCTGGCAGATCGAACTCGATCGCCTGCCCCTGATTGTCGGGATCGACGCCTCCGGCGGAGACCTCTTTGCGGACGTGGGACAGAAGGCGAAGATACATTTTGAACAGCGGTTCAATAAATAA
- a CDS encoding ABC transporter ATP-binding protein: protein MELNVEHISKSFVTSKGERVDALGDVTFTIRDKEFVCIVGPSGCGKTTLLRIIAGLDTPTGGKAELGGKEIVGPSPKMAMIFQEYSLYPWRTVLDNIAFGLEVQGVEKEARYAAARKYLHLVGLDEFETSYPYELSGGMRQRVAVARALAVEPEVLLMDEPFGALDAQTRNAMQTELLEIWEKTRKIVIFVTHSVDEAVFLSDRIFVLSTRPSNIREIVDVPLPRPRDRTSVEFAQVRRYVLALIQNTGESSQ, encoded by the coding sequence ATGGAACTGAACGTCGAGCACATCAGCAAATCCTTTGTCACGAGCAAAGGCGAGCGGGTCGACGCCCTCGGCGACGTCACCTTCACCATACGGGATAAGGAATTCGTCTGCATCGTCGGCCCCTCGGGGTGCGGCAAGACGACGCTTCTCCGGATCATCGCAGGCCTGGACACGCCGACCGGCGGAAAAGCCGAACTCGGTGGGAAAGAGATCGTCGGCCCCTCTCCGAAGATGGCGATGATCTTCCAGGAGTACTCGCTCTATCCCTGGCGGACGGTGCTGGACAATATCGCCTTCGGCCTTGAGGTCCAGGGGGTGGAGAAAGAGGCGCGCTATGCGGCCGCACGGAAATATCTCCACCTCGTCGGCCTCGACGAGTTCGAGACCTCGTACCCGTACGAGCTCTCCGGCGGGATGCGCCAGCGGGTGGCGGTGGCGCGTGCGCTTGCCGTCGAACCCGAGGTGCTCCTGATGGACGAACCCTTTGGGGCGCTGGATGCCCAGACCAGGAACGCGATGCAGACCGAACTCCTCGAGATCTGGGAGAAGACCCGGAAGATCGTGATCTTCGTGACGCATTCGGTCGACGAAGCTGTTTTCCTCTCTGACCGGATATTTGTCCTTTCGACCCGTCCGTCGAATATCAGGGAGATCGTCGATGTCCCCCTCCCAAGACCGCGGGACCGGACGAGCGTCGAGTTCGCGCAGGTGAGGCGATATGTCCTCGCTTTGATCCAGAACACGGGAGAATCCTCCCAGTAA
- a CDS encoding 2-oxoacid:acceptor oxidoreductase subunit alpha, with protein MTRLEFMQGNTACAEGALAAGCRFFGGYPITPSTEIAEHMARKMPKVGGVFIQMEDELASIASVIGASWTGVRSMTATSGPGFSLMMENLGYAVMTETPCVVVDVQRGGPSTGQPTRAAQGDMMQCRFGSHGDISVIAVSPASVQEMYELTAKAFNLADRYRVPTFVMTDEIIGHMRERIEIPDAVEIVPRRPLEKGSLPFAAGEDGVPGFPAFGQGYGVHVTGLTHDERGYPSSTDPHVHERLVSRLVNKVEGARQEMADFEVTNPDAEVVFISYGAPARAVAQAIHDMDDERVGHLRLRVVWPFPDFALALFKSARVFLMPELNLGQMAREAAGHTNVPVISIPEIGGELHTPDRLIACAEGYL; from the coding sequence TTGACGCGGCTTGAATTCATGCAGGGGAACACTGCCTGCGCAGAAGGGGCGCTCGCTGCCGGATGCCGGTTCTTCGGCGGGTATCCGATCACCCCGTCCACCGAGATCGCCGAGCACATGGCGCGTAAGATGCCGAAGGTCGGCGGGGTGTTCATCCAGATGGAGGACGAACTCGCCAGCATCGCCTCGGTGATCGGGGCGTCGTGGACAGGCGTGAGGTCCATGACAGCGACCTCCGGGCCGGGGTTCTCCCTGATGATGGAGAACCTCGGGTATGCGGTGATGACCGAAACGCCGTGCGTCGTCGTCGACGTCCAGCGGGGCGGTCCAAGCACGGGCCAACCGACGCGGGCGGCGCAGGGCGATATGATGCAGTGCCGTTTCGGCTCGCACGGCGATATCAGCGTCATCGCCGTCAGCCCGGCCTCGGTGCAGGAGATGTACGAACTGACGGCGAAGGCCTTCAACCTCGCCGACCGATACCGCGTCCCGACCTTTGTGATGACCGACGAGATCATCGGGCATATGCGCGAGCGGATCGAGATCCCGGACGCCGTCGAGATCGTGCCCCGCAGGCCCCTCGAGAAGGGGTCGCTCCCCTTCGCTGCGGGCGAGGACGGGGTGCCCGGTTTCCCGGCATTCGGCCAGGGTTACGGCGTTCATGTGACCGGGCTCACCCACGACGAGCGCGGCTACCCCTCGTCGACCGACCCGCACGTCCACGAGCGCCTGGTCTCCCGCCTGGTCAATAAGGTCGAGGGGGCGCGCCAGGAGATGGCAGACTTCGAAGTGACGAACCCGGACGCCGAGGTCGTCTTCATCTCGTACGGCGCCCCGGCCCGCGCAGTGGCGCAGGCGATCCACGACATGGACGACGAACGCGTCGGTCACCTGCGCCTGCGGGTCGTCTGGCCCTTCCCGGACTTTGCTCTCGCCCTCTTCAAGTCCGCCCGGGTGTTCCTGATGCCCGAACTGAACCTCGGGCAGATGGCGCGCGAGGCGGCCGGGCACACGAACGTTCCGGTCATCTCTATCCCGGAGATCGGGGGCGAACTGCACACGCCCGACCGTTTGATCGCCTGTGCGGAGGGGTATTTATGA
- a CDS encoding thiamine pyrophosphate-dependent enzyme yields MNFQDWFRQDRLPHIYCTGCGNGTVINCTLNAVNSMGWTPENTVFVSGIGCSSRAPGYIVTDSLHTTHGRAIPFATGVKLSRPDLHVVVFTGDGDLAAIGGNHFIHACRRNIDLTVVCMNNYIYGMTGGQGSPCTPLGAVSTTTPYGCNEPPFDLAALAVAAGANHVARWTSYHVKELTKAVRDGLETPGFSLIEAVVQCPTGYGRKNKLREAGAMVGWMRDHAVLRQRWQRMQEAGEPLPPGAFPVGEFVRRNLPATGVPK; encoded by the coding sequence ATGAATTTCCAGGACTGGTTCCGCCAGGACCGCCTTCCCCATATCTACTGCACGGGGTGCGGGAACGGGACGGTGATCAACTGCACCCTCAATGCCGTGAACAGTATGGGCTGGACGCCGGAGAACACGGTCTTCGTCTCAGGGATCGGGTGCTCGTCCCGTGCACCGGGATACATCGTCACCGATTCCCTCCACACCACCCACGGGCGGGCGATCCCCTTTGCGACGGGCGTGAAACTCTCCCGCCCTGACCTCCACGTGGTGGTCTTCACCGGCGACGGCGACCTCGCCGCCATCGGGGGCAACCACTTCATCCATGCCTGCCGGCGGAACATCGACCTGACCGTCGTCTGCATGAACAACTACATCTACGGGATGACCGGCGGCCAGGGGAGCCCGTGCACCCCTCTCGGGGCGGTCTCGACGACGACGCCGTACGGCTGCAACGAACCTCCCTTCGACCTGGCCGCCCTTGCGGTGGCGGCGGGAGCAAACCACGTCGCCCGCTGGACCTCGTACCATGTGAAGGAGTTGACGAAGGCGGTCCGTGACGGACTCGAGACGCCGGGCTTCTCCCTGATCGAGGCGGTCGTCCAGTGCCCGACCGGATATGGCCGGAAGAACAAACTGCGCGAGGCCGGGGCGATGGTCGGGTGGATGCGCGACCACGCCGTCCTCCGGCAGCGGTGGCAGCGGATGCAGGAGGCGGGCGAGCCCCTCCCGCCGGGCGCTTTCCCGGTGGGCGAGTTCGTGCGGCGGAACCTGCCTGCAACGGGGGTGCCGAAATGA
- a CDS encoding 4Fe-4S dicluster domain-containing protein: MKLMIDETRCKGCNLCTLVCPYKIFQEGTTPNRRGVVVPVLDRPERCTNCRLQKLYGRVLCGVCQMICPDQAIRWVDEKPYNPEKVVIEY, encoded by the coding sequence ATGAAGCTGATGATCGACGAGACCAGGTGCAAGGGCTGCAACCTCTGCACCCTGGTCTGTCCGTATAAAATCTTCCAGGAGGGCACGACGCCGAACCGGCGGGGCGTCGTGGTGCCGGTTCTCGACCGGCCCGAACGGTGCACCAACTGCCGCCTGCAGAAACTCTACGGGCGGGTGCTCTGTGGCGTCTGCCAGATGATCTGCCCTGACCAGGCGATCCGCTGGGTGGACGAGAAACCCTACAACCCCGAAAAGGTGGTGATTGAGTATTGA
- a CDS encoding helix-turn-helix domain-containing protein: protein MIQANPLDRLFHAALQSDEEFIQTLQHVLKNDLRVSVRELSEKSGIAQSTLYKILNGKRSPTLSTLRMILNAVRAFSRPSEEAFIGLIAARYVLESIQERTAVIDGQQIRVREYPVHTFEDAIVAAVRAEREGAIAVVCAPIASSTIEQVVRIPVTTIIPKDSVQRAIEAAARKAWL from the coding sequence ATGATCCAGGCAAACCCCCTTGACCGCCTCTTCCACGCCGCCCTCCAGTCGGATGAAGAGTTCATACAGACCCTCCAGCATGTGCTCAAAAACGACCTGCGGGTGAGCGTGCGCGAGCTCTCCGAGAAGAGCGGGATCGCACAGAGCACACTCTATAAGATCCTCAACGGCAAGCGTTCCCCGACCCTCTCGACCCTGCGGATGATCCTCAACGCCGTCCGGGCCTTCTCCCGGCCCTCGGAGGAGGCGTTCATCGGGCTGATCGCCGCCCGCTATGTGCTCGAGTCCATCCAGGAGCGGACGGCGGTGATCGACGGCCAGCAGATCCGGGTCCGCGAGTACCCGGTCCACACCTTCGAGGACGCCATCGTCGCCGCCGTGCGCGCCGAGCGGGAGGGGGCGATCGCCGTCGTCTGCGCACCGATCGCTTCATCCACCATCGAGCAGGTGGTCAGGATCCCGGTGACGACGATCATCCCGAAAGACAGTGTTCAGCGCGCCATCGAGGCGGCGGCGCGGAAGGCGTGGCTGTGA